In Zea mays cultivar B73 chromosome 7, Zm-B73-REFERENCE-NAM-5.0, whole genome shotgun sequence, the following proteins share a genomic window:
- the LOC100280809 gene encoding trypsin/factor XIIA inhibitor precursor: protein MACCTTTSRLVLSAAAALLAVAGGAAEAPSYCAPGQAIPYRPLSGCTWYVASRSCDVIEAMLPNRAVLKETCCSQLRDIPAECRCRALRVMMETPLVVGAEPGAQQRCRVAQARFAPALVAAAECGLLTAHGRRFCNALDAE, encoded by the coding sequence ATGGCGTGCTGCACCACCACCAGCCGTCTCGTCCTCTCGGCGGCCGCCGCCCTGCTCGCCGTGGCCGGCGGCGCCGCGGAAGCCCCGAGCTACTGCGCGCCGGGGCAGGCCATCCCGTACCGTCCGCTGTCCGGCTGCACCTGGTACGTTGCGAGCCGGAGCTGCGACGTGATCGAGGCCATGCTCCCGAACCGGGCCGTCCTCAAGGAGACGTGCTGCAGCCAGCTGCGGGACATCCCGGCGGAGTGCCGGTGCCGGGCGCTGCGGGTGATGATGGAGACGCCCCTCGTCGTGGGCGCGGAGCCGGGGGCCCAGCAGAGGTGCCGGGTCGCGCAGGCCCGCTTCGCCCCCGCCCTCGTCGCCGCGGCCGAGTGCGGCTTGCTCACCGCCCACGGCAGGCGCTTCTGCAACGCGCTCGACGCCGAGTGA